From Candidatus Dormiibacterota bacterium, one genomic window encodes:
- a CDS encoding HAD-IA family hydrolase — protein MDSRTISIVLFDLDDTLHDDTRAFVNAAQEVAGQIAAEHGIDALALKNAYVSQAHGFWSRLSTEHLENRLGTVREALWHAALKDVGLSDTKLAERSAERYNACRKRHFTLFPGALDLLHGLRASGKKLGLVTNGFSETHREKIELLQLGQAFDAVFIADEVGMLKPDPLLFTHACTTLGGPPHHAAMVGDRYDRDIVGALAAGLYTVWLNVRDETLPPGVRPPNAVCRNISEVGPLLEAASR, from the coding sequence ATGGATTCGCGGACGATCTCGATCGTGCTCTTCGACCTCGACGACACGCTGCACGACGATACGCGCGCGTTCGTGAATGCGGCTCAAGAGGTGGCGGGGCAGATCGCCGCCGAGCACGGCATCGACGCGCTTGCGCTCAAAAATGCGTACGTCTCGCAAGCACATGGCTTTTGGAGTAGGCTCTCGACCGAGCATCTAGAGAATCGGCTGGGTACCGTTCGCGAGGCGTTGTGGCATGCGGCACTCAAGGACGTCGGTTTGAGCGATACCAAGCTAGCGGAGCGAAGCGCCGAACGCTACAACGCCTGCCGAAAACGGCATTTCACGCTCTTCCCGGGCGCGCTCGATCTGCTGCACGGCCTTCGTGCGAGCGGCAAGAAGTTGGGTTTGGTGACGAACGGCTTTTCGGAGACGCATCGCGAGAAGATCGAGCTTTTGCAACTCGGCCAAGCGTTCGATGCGGTCTTTATCGCGGACGAAGTTGGTATGCTCAAGCCGGACCCGTTGCTCTTCACCCACGCCTGCACGACGTTGGGAGGGCCGCCACATCACGCGGCGATGGTCGGCGACCGGTACGATCGCGATATCGTCGGCGCGCTCGCGGCCGGCCTCTACACCGTTTGGCTGAACGTTCGCGACGAGACCCTGCCGCCGGGCGTTCGACCGCCGAACGCCGTTTGCCGGAACATCTCCGAAGTTGGCCCGCTGCTAGAGGCGGCCTCGCGCTAG